CATTGCCAAATACAATTTCTCCTTCCTTCATAGCACGAACATTTCCTGTAAAACGTACTGTTCGTAAAAAGTCAACAAAATCTTCCGGGTAGCCTAGATCCTCTAAATAGTTTAAATCACTTTCAGAAAAATGGAAGTTCTGGAGATAATCGATGATTCGTTCTAACCCAGCAAATATCGCATACCCATTTCCAAATGGCAGTTTTCGAAAATACAGTTCAAATACAGCTTTTTTGGTATGGATATTATCCTCCCAATATACCTTTGCCATATTAATTTGGTACAGGTCTGTGTGAAGGGCGAAACTGTCATCAACATAGCTGGTCATAACAATTTCCTCCTAAGATTACAAATTATGCTTAGCTTCTAAATAACAAAAAATTTTGATTTCATATCTATTCGTTTATTTCATTACTTTTTTGTAAAAGATCTTTCGCAAAATCAACAAGTTCGTGAGCTTCTTTAGTACGCAGATATTTTACATCTAAACCATCAGGGCCTAAACGGAAACGATCTAGTGCATCGGCATCCTTGAAAATCCGATACAGCAACAGCCCTCGTTCATCAACGTTTGGTGATTTTTCAATTTCTGATATACCTAATGCATCATCTTGGTCATGGTAATAAGTGATATAATAGGTCCGCTCATCATAAGGCAAATCGTTCTCACGGCAATATGCTTTGTAATACTCTGCTGCCCGTTTTCCATGTCCCCTATCAATCCCATCATCCATGCGGCGAGAATCGTGGAAAATAGCGGCCATTCCTAATGCATCCTGTTCCAGCTCACTTAACCCCTTTTTGTGACCGATAAGAAGTGCAAGCATCAACACACGAGCACAGTGTTTTTTCGTATGCAATTCACTTTTTGGCAGCCAAAATTCTACATTTTTCTCCATATACCTAACCATTCGCTCATACTTTTTCTTAATTGGCAGATACTCAGGAGCATCAAGAACATTTGATAAAAACATCTTTCATTCCTCTCCGTTTCCAATTACTTTAACTGTACTAATTGTTGTAATACTTCTGCAGTATCACCATTGATACCAATAGATTTCGCAGCAATTTCTTCAGGAATATAGAGTTCTCCCTTGTTGAGCGTAATGTAGGTAGCATTTTTCTCGGCATTCGTTATATCCATAAATGGCGCTTTAATCAATTGATTTCTTGCACCTACTCCTAATTCCAGCAGAACTAATTTTTTCCCTTGGTTCTTATCAATAAAATCCTGATAAGCTTTGAAGCTTGCTTGCCAAGCCTCTCCTTTTAAAAAGTTTCTGTCTACCTCTAAATGAACTTGCATTGGACCGCCACACTCTGGACACTCAGGAACTAGATCTGAAGGGACTTTTCCATTTTCCTGTTTTCGTGCCATTTCGCTTAATACGTTATCACCTGAGTAAATTTTATCATGACAACCATTTATGCATTGCAGATTCCTGCAATTTCCCTCTATCTCAAAGAGGCGATTTTCTGGAAATCCTGCTTGTCTGAAATGGTCATCTATATTGGAAGTAACTACAAAAAAGTCTTTATCTTCTACAAGTTTATACAGATTTTTCATTACCGAACTTGCTTCCCCAGTGTATAAAAAGTAGTCGTACATCCGACTGAAGAATGCCCACTTTTCTTCCTCGGAAGGAAATGGATAAAAGCAGCCCTGTATAATACTGCGAAAACCATACTTCTCACGGAAATCACCGAAGTTTTCTATGAAATCCTTGTTTTCAGCGAAAATATGAATACCCTCCGAGATTGAAAGACCGTTACTTGCACCGATAACAATCCCGTCAGCCTCTTTGACTTTTGTTATTACTTCTGAATATATATTACTCATATAATTTTACCTCCTACGATACTAAAGTTGCACGCTTAAAGCCTGTCCAAATCAAACGAGCTGATTTGCTTATCGCAATTTATTGGAATGCTGTAGCCTTCTTTATTAAAGTACACCTTGTTTCTTCTCTTTTTTCATTTCAACTAAAACATCCTGCAGCACTTGCGCTATATCTTCATGAATAGCTGTTCCCTTATCATTTAACTCTTTTGGCAGCAATGCATCTTTCGGATTGATGGTAATATAGTATGCATCAGGCCAGCTGTAAGTCATGTTCCAGAAGGGTTCTTGGATGAACATCGGAGTCATTCGTCCAACACCTAACTCCAAAAAAAGTACTTTCTTATTTTGGTTTTCAAGAAGAAATTCACGATATTTTTTATGCTCATCTCTATATTTGGATCCTTCCAAAAATACAAATGATCGCACCCACAGTTCCATAGGTCCACCACATTCCGAGCACTTGGGAATCATGCCAGATGGAACCTTCGTTCCTTCCATGTGGGTACACATTTCTTTTGCCTGTTCCACAAAAGGATAGACTTGGTCGTGACAAGGGCCCGAGCATTGTATCGATGTCCAATTCCCTTGAATGGCACTGACCTTTTCTTCAGGGAAAACTTGTAAAAATTGTGTATCCTGATTTGTCGTAAGAATAAAGTATTCTTTATCTTGCAGGATTTGTTCTAAATCCTTGTATGGCTGTCCGACAGGAACTTCTGCTACAAAGTTAATCAAAGTTGCGAGATATGCCCAGCGTTCTTCCTCCGTACGGAATTTATGGTAAAAGCCTCCAAAGATACTATCGATTCCATACGCTTCAGCAAATGCGTTAAAATACTTTCGAAACATTTCATCGTCTCGATACCAGTTATATCCTGCAGCAGCGGACATACCGGAAGCACCGCCAACTACAATTGCTTCAGCTTCTTGAATTTTTTGTCTTAATGTAGCTATATTGTCTTGATATTGTTGTGAAATCATATTTTACATATCCTCCTAATGGTTTTTATTCGCAGTCGAAAAACATCTAAATTTCCACCACTTTGCTAGTATTTAGATTCAATTAAAAGTATATTTCTCTTTATTGCACTGCGAATCCCCTTTTTTGTTTCTAAATACATTATAATGTTTGTATAAAACAGGAAACAAGTATGCACTTTTTTGACGTATACTATCTAAAAGGATAGTGATATTCGAAAATTTAATGTTTACGCACTAACAGATAATCAGGTTAAAAACATTCCTTTTTTGTTAGACTTTCTCCCTATTTTGATACAAATTATTGTTTTTAATATATTCATAACATTTCTCAGGGAGTAAGTATCGCGGTTCTCCTCCCTGTTGGAATTCATCTCGAATAAAAGTTGAGCTTGTCTCCATAGCCAGTCCTTTGTCGACTAAATGGAAAGTTTGACCATCATCTGCATTGCGCAAAATCGGGGATCTTGCAATCACAGCTAACATATCAATATCATTTCTCGCCATGACAATAAACTTATTCTCATGTACAAGCTCCTTTGTCTTTTTCCACTTTCCCTCTCCGATATCCACTAGTAGATCAGCCCCCATAATGAAAAAGACCTCATCATCGGAATATACTTTTTTAAAATGCTCCAATGTATGGTAGGTAGCAATATCCCAAGCATGCTGATTCATCTCATAATCGTTGGCGACAAACTTATCATTATCGTTAATCGCTAAACGGATTAGTTTCCAACGATGATCATCAGAAATATGGATCCGCTTGTCAGGACGCTGATGGGAACTCGGCAGGAAAATGACAAAATCCAATTTATAACGATGTGCGACTGTACTTGCCGTCCATAAGTGGACATTTGTAATTGGATCGAATGATGATCCAAAGATTCCAACTTTCCCCACAATATTCTCCCCTTGAAACAACCCCCATATCATATAGAACATCGCTATATCATTGGGTTAGTTTTTCTTTTTTTCATGACATCTTGAAGTACACGCGCAATATCTTCATTAATTGCAAGCCCTTTATTCGCTATCTCTTTAGGCACTTCCGCATCAATAGGATTAATACTGATATAGGATGCACCGGGCAGACTAAAAGTCATCTCCCAAAATGGCTCTTTAATAAACATTGGTGTCATTTTTCCTACACCTAATTCCAGGAATAGAACTTTCTTATATTTATTTTTTGTAAGATAAACTTGAAATTTAATTAATTCGTTTCTAAAAGAGCTGCCTTCCAAAAATATCCGAGAACGGACCCATGGCTCCATATCATGGCCACACTGTGGGCATGTTGGAATTAATTCTGTTGGAATTCTAGTTTCCTCCATATTTTGATACATTTTGTCAACTAGCTCTTTATTGAAATAAACCTGATCATGACAACGATTGCTGCATTGAAAATAACGCCAATCCCCTTGAATCACAGACACTTTCTCTTCAGGAAAAACCTTTGAAAACTGCGTATCCTGATTTGTTGTCAAAATGAAATAGTTTTTATTCTGAAGCAGTTGTTCCAAATCAAGATAGGGCTGACCTGGTTCAGCATCGTATACAAACTTGATTAAAGTAGCAATATAAGCCCACCGTTCTTCCCTTGATTCA
This region of Oceanobacillus sp. FSL K6-2867 genomic DNA includes:
- a CDS encoding HD domain-containing protein, with product MFLSNVLDAPEYLPIKKKYERMVRYMEKNVEFWLPKSELHTKKHCARVLMLALLIGHKKGLSELEQDALGMAAIFHDSRRMDDGIDRGHGKRAAEYYKAYCRENDLPYDERTYYITYYHDQDDALGISEIEKSPNVDERGLLLYRIFKDADALDRFRLGPDGLDVKYLRTKEAHELVDFAKDLLQKSNEINE
- the nadD gene encoding nicotinate (nicotinamide) nucleotide adenylyltransferase; amino-acid sequence: MGKVGIFGSSFDPITNVHLWTASTVAHRYKLDFVIFLPSSHQRPDKRIHISDDHRWKLIRLAINDNDKFVANDYEMNQHAWDIATYHTLEHFKKVYSDDEVFFIMGADLLVDIGEGKWKKTKELVHENKFIVMARNDIDMLAVIARSPILRNADDGQTFHLVDKGLAMETSSTFIRDEFQQGGEPRYLLPEKCYEYIKNNNLYQNREKV
- a CDS encoding Sir2 family NAD-dependent protein deacetylase encodes the protein MSNIYSEVITKVKEADGIVIGASNGLSISEGIHIFAENKDFIENFGDFREKYGFRSIIQGCFYPFPSEEEKWAFFSRMYDYFLYTGEASSVMKNLYKLVEDKDFFVVTSNIDDHFRQAGFPENRLFEIEGNCRNLQCINGCHDKIYSGDNVLSEMARKQENGKVPSDLVPECPECGGPMQVHLEVDRNFLKGEAWQASFKAYQDFIDKNQGKKLVLLELGVGARNQLIKAPFMDITNAEKNATYITLNKGELYIPEEIAAKSIGINGDTAEVLQQLVQLK